Within Bacteroidia bacterium, the genomic segment ATTTGAAAGATGAACAAGTAAAATTCGGCTATGTGTACGCTATGCGTGATTTTTTGCCAAATGGTTTAAGGGGACTACTATTAGTTGCTTTTTTCGCTGCTTATATGAGTACAATTGCCACACAACTTAATTGGGGTGCTTCATACTGGATAAATGATATTTATGCCACATGGATAAAAGTAAGTTCGCAAGAAAAGCAGTTAGTATGGATATCTCGCATTGGCACATTTGGAGTAATGTTGGCAGGTTTAATAGCCACTCTACTGATTGATAGCGTGAAACAGGCATGGGAATTTTTACTTCATTCAAGTGCAGGATTGGGATTTGTATTGATAGCTCGCTGGTATTGGTGGCGCATATCCGCTTGGAGCGAAATAGTAGCTACAATAAGTCCATTTATCATATACTCTACAATTTTTCTTTTGAAACCTAGCTTAGAATCCTCAACTACATTTTTAATTGTAACTTTTGGTACAGTATTTTTTACTTTACTGGCTACCTATTTTCTACCTTCAACAGATGTGCAAACTTTACAAAACTTTTACAACTCCATTCAACCCGAGGGATGGTGGCAACCTTTTTCAAAAAAACCTGTAAATAGAGCATTTTTTTTACGAAATGCTATAACCGTTTTACTTAGTATTGTTATGATTTACAGTGGTCTATTTGCCACAGGAGCTTTGATTCTTCAACAATACGAAAAGCTTTTAGTCTATACTTTGTGTATGTTAATTTGTATCACTGCCTTTTTAAATTTAACCAAAAAGGTTGGTTCTTTTGAGTAAAGTAATTTTTTATAGTTTTGCGTATATCAATTAGAGATGACTCTCTTAAATAAAAAATGGTGGCAAATCTGGAAAGGAAATCTCAATGAACCCCCATCGGCACTTGAAAAAATTACCCGTACCTATAAAGACATAGCCAAAGAGCATAAGAAAAAAGAATTTGAAATTGTAACCGTATACCAAAAAATAGAAGCTGCATACAAAATTGTTTTGAGAGTCCTGATAGGAGTTCTATCGATAGCAGTAGTCGTTGGTTTTATCAAAGAATATCAAAAACAAGAGTTGGTCATAGAACCTTTCTTAGTCTATGATGAACTTAAAAAGCAAGGAGTAGAAGGCACAGTGCTATCTAGTACTATCATAGATAAAATCAACGAAATCAAGGAATTCGCTAATACCTCAAAAGAAACCCAAGCCTTTAGCAAACAGCGCGCAGCAAAACCTATACAAATACGTTTACCTGTGGTAGGAAGTGGTTTTTCTATCAGTGGAGTTTATGAACAAGTCAAAAGTGCTTTGGGAAAAACCCCAAAAACTGTTTCAGGAAGTGTAATACAATATGGTAAAAAAACAACCCTAATTATAAATATCATGGGTAAAAGTTTTAGAAAAAGCATACCTACCGATAGCAATACAGTAGATAAGCTAATAGATTTTGCAGCTATTACTATTCTCAAGCAAACCGAACCTTATCTATTGGCAGCTTACTGCATGCAAAAAAAAGATTACGACCAAGCAATTGAAATTAGTAGGTATTGCTTAACTCATGAACCTCAGTCTGATGATAAATGGGCATACCTTATTTTAGGTAGAGCAGAATTCATGAAAGGAAATGAGGACTCAGCTATAGAATACTGTAAAAAAGCTATCACTTTGGATAAAAAATTTGCTTATGCTTATACCAATTGGGGAGTGATTTTACAACTATCTCGGAAAGGTCCAAACTATGAAGCTGCCATTCAAAAGTACAAAGAAGCTATTAAAATAAATCCAAAATATATTGCTCCCCACCTTAATTGGGGAACAATCCTTCAAGCACAAAAAAAATACAATGAAGCACTTGAAAAACTAAAAACAGCTTACGAATTAGATAAAAATGATAAGTTCATTCCCCACCGAATTGGGAATGTTTATTTTGAAATGCGAAAATATGATGAAGCTATTGAGTGGTACAAAAAAAGCATAGATATTGCCCCCGATTTCATAGATGCTTATTGGGGTATTATAGAATCTATACGAGATAAAAAATATCAAATAGACGAAAGTTTTTTTCTTTCAGCTGTAGAAGACGCGCTAGAACTCAACCCTTATAGTATCATTCCTTATTTTGAGAGTAAAGAGTTATACAAATACTTGCACAAAAATGTCAAGCTTAAAGAAGCATTAAAACAGTATTACGAACAAATTTGTAAAAACAAAC encodes:
- a CDS encoding tetratricopeptide repeat protein → MTLLNKKWWQIWKGNLNEPPSALEKITRTYKDIAKEHKKKEFEIVTVYQKIEAAYKIVLRVLIGVLSIAVVVGFIKEYQKQELVIEPFLVYDELKKQGVEGTVLSSTIIDKINEIKEFANTSKETQAFSKQRAAKPIQIRLPVVGSGFSISGVYEQVKSALGKTPKTVSGSVIQYGKKTTLIINIMGKSFRKSIPTDSNTVDKLIDFAAITILKQTEPYLLAAYCMQKKDYDQAIEISRYCLTHEPQSDDKWAYLILGRAEFMKGNEDSAIEYCKKAITLDKKFAYAYTNWGVILQLSRKGPNYEAAIQKYKEAIKINPKYIAPHLNWGTILQAQKKYNEALEKLKTAYELDKNDKFIPHRIGNVYFEMRKYDEAIEWYKKSIDIAPDFIDAYWGIIESIRDKKYQIDESFFLSAVEDALELNPYSIIPYFESKELYKYLHKNVKLKEALKQYYEQICKNKQSILTDYKDDKDMVLSLAVSLRELEDYKIALQVYENVIQAKDYEIEGLYGMLICYTRLNMKKEAVRTMEKLLEIDPETKEYFYYQPVLLPYLAHPKVLSLQKH